The window ACACAATTACTGCTTTCTTATTTGTTGTCCCTCTCAAAATGACCTACTTACCCCATTGCATTTTGAATCTGAATTAGCCAACCCTATATATGATCATATACCCCATCTTGCTCATGAATGTTAATGTCTTGCAACAACTTCAACCTTCATGCTTCAAAGTCCCACATAGGGTCCTCACATCTTTGTCTAATAGCACTGCTCAATTCACCCATACCCCATTCATTGCTAGGGTTAGCCTTCACCATTGTCTTGTTGTCTTCTTCTGTAAATGTTGAATTGTCTATTATTATGTTATAGCTACGATTCATAATCTTATAATACGTACAATATATTAGACTATACGTCCATACCTAACATTTGATTCTAAGATACGTCGTAATTTGACAACACACCATACATGACTAATGTAGTCGATATATTTTCCATGTATATTATAGGCAACATAGCTTTGATGACGGTGAATTTTCATGAAAACATTAAGTGAAGGCCCATCATAAACTAATGGGGAGAAGAATCAATACCTATTTCCAATTTTGGGAAACAGTTCAAACAAGTAGAATCCAAAAACCTTCACACGCCCTCGAACCCTTTCCCTTCTCGAATGCCATAAATGTGACCACCATCGGTATTTCATGCTTCCATCCATGAATAATCACTGCCGTAAGCCTGGAAGCCTCATCACTGTGTCTCCCAATTCTGGCAAATATATATGAAGAAGAAAGAAGAAGACCCTTCTGCGAATACTGGGTTTGGTTTATGCAGATGTACGTGGGGGTGGGGTAAAGAAAACGAAAACCCTAGATAGGGTTTTGAGCTGATAGATATAACTGTGTCTGTGTGTGTCACTTTCTTTGTGGAGCCAAAGTTTCACGTGGATAAGCAGTAGTGTGTTCGAAGTACCAGGTTTTACACTACAATGGTTTTCTTCTGGTTTTTTCTTTTCTTTTCTTTGAATCTGGAAATAGTTATCTCTGTACTACTCCTTTTCCCTTTCTCCTACTTTGAGAAGGGAGCTAGATACTTGCAACTAAGATTCAACAATGTAATGTTCAATCATGCAAGTGCGAGGGGCGTGCGCCTTTATGAACACAACACATCATCTCAGGGGCCATTTTTGATCGATCTTTCATGAATTCGAATATAACCACAGCAATCTCTAGATCTCTTTATAAATATATATGTCCTGGAGCCTGGAGGGGACAACACAGAGAGGTGGCCGGTGATATTATTATTGCAGTCAGTATGCAACTATTTTTACATAGTACGTACTAGTGCTTCGCAATTATTCAAATAAATTCACCTATGTATTGAAGGATTTTCTTCCTAGCTACAAAGTGCATTATTTGATATAGTCTCAAAATTGTTGACAAATATTATTGAACTTGTTTATATACATATAAAACCTTAAGAAATGTTCGTCTTCATGTCGAACTATGATTGTTATATAAAGGTAAGCACCAAAAAGAGAGCTTAGTCTATATATAACTGTGGATATAAGAGTTGTAATGTTATGTAAGACATGCACTCATCCCTTTCTTCAGTTCTTGTGCTTTGTTTTCTTATGGTAATTAAGCATTTTCAAGCTGGACTACTACTACTATAAGCTGAGAGTTCAAGCCTGGCCTCCCTTTGATTTCCCACATTCATTTTCTTCTGATGTCTTCTATACAGTGGCGGAGGCAGAGGCCGCGGAGCTAGGATTTAAAATTAAGAGGGGTTGAGGTTTAGTATAACATGATTTACTGTTATCATATCATGAAAAAGAAAATGTTAATGTATGATCAATGAATTATAAGTAAGTAGGTAATAGTATGTTGTTTTAATTATCTCCTATGTTTTAATGTTGGCCAATAATTTCTTCCTAAACTATTAGTTTTCTGTTTATGAACGAGAAATGAGCAGATTTTCTAACCTAGGGGGTTCCAATGTAGTTAAATGAGCTGATTTTCTTCTATTTCTTTAATGGCTTAGTAATTATGTTAGACTGTTAGGAAAAAAAGTGTTGGGGGGGGGGCCTTCACATCTCATCTCATGATAGCTCCGCCCCTGCTTGGATACCTGATCATATAAAAGAACTATTTGATCTCTTGTCTTCTATACCTGATCATATAAAAGAACTATTTGTTTGTTCCAGACCTTTCTTGCCTGCGTGATTGTACTAGAATACTTCGCCATTTTGGCAAACTTAATAACGAATCTGATGAAGATCCTAATAAAAAAGCTAAACACTATATCCAAATTAATTCTAATATCTTTCAGATCAATTTCTTAAACGTGATTTGATGAAACTTTTTCCGGCCTACGGTTGGACGTGCACCTAATCTCTGTTGATAGTTGTGTGAATCTCTTATGTAATTAGGTCTACGTTTGAGGGCATCAATTTCGGTCTAGTATGGTAGTAAGATCCCACTCGTCTTTCTTCTTCAACAAAAGTATAAGTACGAGGATTTGAGTTCAACATTTTTCCATATCATTGGCTCTTGATCGAAGGAAAGCTTGAAACAAGATATTGAATTTCTAGGTTTGCCTATGATAACTCTTGTTTCCTTTGTAACAACGATAACGAAAACTATCTTTTAGTTTCACTAAACAAGTTTGGAATCTTTCTATTGTTTTCTCTAATTGGTTTAAAGAACTGTTATTTCAGTCTCAAGTCTCAAGTAACTTGACAGCTTGTGACTATAATTCGAGATGTCAATGAAGGACAAATTTCGACACCCTCTAATTCATTTGAAAAGCTTTAGTTGGCTTTTTGAGGCTAAGACATAGACATTGTGATTAAAGCTAAGGAGAAGGGATTTATCAAAATTAAGGTCAAGAGATTTCAAATTTGTGAGCCATATAATAAAAAGACAAATCGAACCAACTTAATGATTGATCAAACTAATTCAAGACATCAGAGTTTTAGTTACTATTTTTGATTCCACTGCTTTTAACCATATTTTCCGGGAAGCTAACGTGATGGCAAACCTTATTCATGTTTAACATTTTCCTTGTCTCAAAAAGAAAAAAAAACACAACGAAAAATACAGACCCGAATGCAGATCCGATTCGTTTGTGAACCCAAACCCAAACCGTTAGTAAAACCTCTCTCTCTTCGCTCTGTTTGCTGTCACAAGAAAACTTCACACACATGGCCATGACTTGGAAGCTCCTGAAGCAACTCCGACCACTGCCCACCGCCACCGCCTCTTCCATCCTCCACCGTCCTCGATTCCTCAACTTGCACAATGCCACGCGGCTCTTCTCCGACGCGCCTCCTCCTCTGCCTCCTCCCTCCGTAGAGCCTCCGTCGATTCCACCGCCTCAAAACCCTCACTCTCCCTCGCCGTCGTCGCTCAACCAGACGGAACTCGCTAAGTTCGCCGCCATTGCCGGAACCTGGTGAGATTAACTTCCTTCAATTCCTGCATTTTAGCTCTGATTTTTAGATCAAATTCAGTTACGAAATCAAATTCTAAATTGTGTGATGGTTTCTATATGAGAAAGGTGGGATTCAGAAGGACCATTCAAACCATTGCATGCGCTGAATCCTACAAGGCTCGCCTTCATTCGCTCCACGCTGTGTCGCCATTTCAGGTCAAAGTTCATTTCTTTTCTGCTCTAGTTTTGAGTTTAGTGGTTATAAAGAACTTTAATTTGAAGCATTCATGAGAAGTTAATAAGAAAGGGATGGTTTTCGGTGTTCCTTAGTTTCGTGTGTGTTTTCGATTTCAGGAGGGATCCCTTATCTGCTAGGCCATTTGAAGGGCTTAAGTTTATTGATGTTGGCTGTGGTGGTGGAATTCTTTCTGAGGTATTATTATACATCATCTTGTGTTCCGCTTCAATGCAGATGCCTAGTTTCGGATTAGTCATTTAGGCATTTTGGCAATGGTGATCAAATGGTGTTGTCTGGCTGAAGTTGTCTATGATAGACACATTGTTCTCCATGACATTGGTCGAATTACTTGCATTGTTTTCACGGCATATGAACCACTATGTTTGATTACAATTAATCTACTTGCATTTTGTATGCCCATCATGTGTCATTTTTTTGGTTGGATCAAAACCAGCTTGGATCAGCTGCTTTAGTTATGTTATACTGTAACTGAAACTGATAGTTTAGCTGAAATGTATTTGGTCAAGGGGTGATGTTGCTCTTCAATCTCTTTCAGCCTTTAGCACGGATGGGAGCTTCTGTAACAGGAGTTGATGCTGTTGAGAAAAATATCAAGATAGCTCGCCTTCATGCTGTATGACCATTCTCTTGAACCATAACTCTTACTTTTATGGTTTGAGTAATTCTGGTGTTCAAGTGACTTTTTTGTATACATTAGGATATTTCTAAACATTAGTCATTCACACAGGACTTGGATCCGGTGACCTCAAGCATTGAATATCATTGCACAACAGCTGGTACATCTTAATCTAGTTCATAGTCTGTTTAGTAAAGTTTCTGGTTATGTCAATTCTAGTGTGCATACGATTGTACTTAATCTCTTGCAAATCTGGTATAGTAGTGAGTAATATCCAACCAATAACCACAAAATATATTTTTCTGTTTGACATGTACTATAATGTAACTGCTATTATGATTCTTTGTGGTGTCCGGTTTGGTATCAAATTTTATTTATGGTGGTAAAAGTTCAAAACCCATTGCTAGGCAAATACATAACCTGATTTGGTGATTGTATTTCCTATCAAGTAGTAAGTAATCTTAGTTCCAGTACCTTTTCTTTTCTTAAACTCAAGGCTTGTGCTTTCCAATCATGCACAGAAAAACTAGTTGAGGAGCAGAGGAGTTTCGATGCTGTGTTTGCTTTAGAGGTATGTTCTTGCATGTACACTCAATTAGGTATTGTGTTCAAATTATCTTGGATTTGTATCCAATTTGTGTGCATATTGATTATTCCATAGGTTATTGAGCATGTGGCTAATCCTGCTGAGTTCTGCAAATCTCTGTCTGCCTTGACTGTTCCCGATGGAGCTACTTTGATTTCAACTATTAACCGTTCTATGAGAGCATATGCTACTGCAATTATTGCTGCCGAGTATATCCTCCACTGGGTATCTATCTATTCCTTTTCTTGTGCTGAAGTTGATTAACCATACAACATCTTTGGTTTCCTTCAAATTGGTCTTGCTTCATGTTGTGTTCTAGTCTTAAATGTAGTCCTCGATTGTTTGTAACTTTCCTGATCATCTTTTTTGTTACGTTCAGGTATTACAATCTCATTACTTTGCTATCATAAATACTTGTGTACTTAGTTATGATAGAGATTCCCATAAAAGAGTGATATGTGGTTTTATTAGTTGGTGATCCTCATATATAGCGTATTCTCCTTCTCAATAATATCTATAATCTATGATTCATCCATGCAAGTATTGTGTTCCGGATTTATGCAAGGATATTAAGAAAGCCCATTCTGTTTTGTCCTATATAGAAAATAAACTCGAAGAATACATTTTGACCCTTTTGCATGGAAGTCATTCAAAAGTAATGCCTATTTCACTGTGAGTTTCTAACATATGCGAAAAAGAACTTCAAAATATGTTATGAATGAAATAATATTCACTTTTAAGTCTAGCTTGGGTTAGGTTTGCAAGTAAAACATGTAAAGCTATAAGATGTTCTATATGAATGATGGACTCTTCCTGTATAGACAAGCATTCTCTAAATCTCTGGTTATAGGTTTTAACTTGAAGATGACATTTTTTTGACTTGATCTGAATTGATTCTTTGCAGCTTCCTAAAGGTACACATCAATGGTCCAGTTTCCTTACTCCTGAAGAACTAATCCTGATCCTGGAGCGTGCTTCTATTTCGGTAAGCCAAACCAACCCCTTTACTGCTGCCTCTGTTAATTCCTGCTACATGCATAGCTACATTTACCTCTACACATTTGATAAATCTGTATTGCTGTTTTGTTGGTTTTGTCCAGGTCCAAGAGATGGCTGGATTTGCATACAACCCTTTGACAGGAAGATGGTCTTTATCCGATGATATTAGTGTAAACTTTATCGCTTATGCTACCAAAACAGAAACATCCACTTCATAAATACAACAAACTCTCGTCCATTTTGTTCGAATGAAAACTCTTCCCTTCACATTATCTTTGAAGATCCTTAACCTAATGAGCAAGAAAGCCAATTGTATACAAATCTTGTCATACTGAACAATGTGCAGCTGCTATCACCCCATCCCATTACATAACTTGCAAATCAGATTATCGTTTTCATTTGGAGTGAATCTCTGGGACTTGAACCCTAGACATGAACGCCGTTGCGGCACCCCCATCAAATTTGTTCACAAGTAAAGTCTCAGTTCGTTTGATTTCGCAGCTAAATATAGCAGGTGGTTAACGTGGATCGAAAAATTTCTTGGAAAGTGAAGGCATCAAGATTCAAGATAACCTTTTATTATTGTCAAGAAAAAAGATAATCTTTTTATTATACTACGTGGATAATATTATCCAGTTTCTTTTTGAGCTTCCCGAGAAGAACAAGTTGCCGCGTCACCGTGGGCCCACTGATCCATCTTATTTTCGCGCTACAATGGTCGATGGCACGTTTTAACCATCACAAATGTCCAGATTGGTAAAAATTGCAACGGTGAAAAAAGAAATTGCAACGGTAAAAAGATAAAACGTATAAAACAAAAAAGAAAAATCTTGGTGTCACTGATCTGATCTTCCGTAACATCCTGGACGAAGAAGTGTAGAAGAAACGTCTCTTCTCCTCTCTTTATAAGCTTCCTCAACATTTCAATTTGATTATTAGAAATTCGAAGATGTCAGCTGAATTTCCGGTAAGAGCTCGCGGCCGCTTGGCCGTGCTCACGGCCCATCTCGCCGCCGCCACCATCGCCGAGCCCACGGAGCTCGAGCCGCAGTGCTTGTCGGCCGCGGTCCCACCTCCGGGCAATCTCTGCGGCGGTTTGACCATCGTTGACGAGAGGACCGGTAAGCGGTACCAGGTCCAAGTCTCCGAACAAGGAACCATCAAAGCCACTGATCTCAAAAAGGTAACATTTTTTTTTGTTTGGTGTAGACTGTAGAGTTTCTAATTTGGGTGCGGAATTGAATTGGATTGACTAAGATTTGGTTGTTGGGATGTACAGATTACGACGGGGAAGAATGATAAGGGGCTGAAGCTGTATGATCCGGGTTATCTGAACACGGCGCCGGTTCGATCTTCGATTTGCTATATTGATGGAGATGAGGGGATTCTTAGGTACAGAGGCTACCCAATTGAGGAATTGGCTGAGAGTAGTACCTTTCTAGAAGTTGCATATCTCCTCAGTGAGTACTAGTCTCTCTGTTTATAGTAACTATGCTTGAAATTCGATAGAGATATCTCTTTGCTTAACTGTGAATTCTTTTTGTGCAGTGTATGGGAATTTGCCTACTCAAAGCCAGTTAGCGGATTGGGAATTTGCTGTTTCTCAGCATTCAGCTGTACCACAGGGGATTTTGGTGAGTGTCTTTAGTTGTTCTTATAGAAATTCATCGACTATATGAACTTTTTGCTGTGAAGAACAAATTATGTTTAGTGTGTTATATCAGTCATTATGCATAGAATCAACTTTGTAACTGCCTGAGAAAGTGTTGGTTTTTTCATTTTGTAGGATATTATACAAGCAATACCTCATGATGCACATCCAATGGGTGTACTTGTCAGCGCAATGAGTGCTCTTTCTGTTTTTCATCCTGATGCCAATCCTGCCCTCAGAGTAAGTTTTTATAGTATTATTGGTTCCTGAGAATATTCTGTTTGTGAGTGGAAGTGATATATCGAACCATGACTTTGTCCTGCTGGGTGATGTTTTTAAGTTTCTGTTGTGGCAAGTTACCCAATTTGTAGATTTACGGATGTCACCCATCACCTCATTAATAAAAATGTACATCGAGTTATTGATGTTTCTCAAGCATTTTAGTTACATGGTCCATATTACATAATGGAGCACATGGTATTCTTGTGAGTGACTTTTCCAAGTTTCAGTTGCAGCAATTTGATCCTTGTAGATTTAGGGATGTTACGTCATTAAAAAGAAAAAGAAAAAAAGAATGATATCAAATGTGCAGATTTTTTGCATGCATTTTGGGGGCAATGTTAATTAAATAAAGGTGAC of the Fragaria vesca subsp. vesca linkage group LG6, FraVesHawaii_1.0, whole genome shotgun sequence genome contains:
- the LOC101308783 gene encoding hexaprenyldihydroxybenzoate methyltransferase, mitochondrial-like, with the translated sequence MAMTWKLLKQLRPLPTATASSILHRPRFLNLHNATRLFSDAPPPLPPPSVEPPSIPPPQNPHSPSPSSLNQTELAKFAAIAGTWWDSEGPFKPLHALNPTRLAFIRSTLCRHFRRDPLSARPFEGLKFIDVGCGGGILSEPLARMGASVTGVDAVEKNIKIARLHADLDPVTSSIEYHCTTAEKLVEEQRSFDAVFALEVIEHVANPAEFCKSLSALTVPDGATLISTINRSMRAYATAIIAAEYILHWLPKGTHQWSSFLTPEELILILERASISVQEMAGFAYNPLTGRWSLSDDISVNFIAYATKTETSTS